The Nostoc cf. commune SO-36 genomic sequence ACTGGAATTTTTGCACCAAGCGATCGCAAGCCGGGCGTTCGGTAGCGTAATGTCCAGCATCAATTAAAATGAGATTGCAATCGCGGCTTTCTTGAAACTGATGAAATTTACAGTCAGAAGTGAGATAAGCTTGGGCACCAGTTTTGGCGACGGCTGAAATGTAACTAGCCCCCGAACCACCTAAAACGGCAACTCGTGAAATTGTTTGCTGTAAATCAGCAGTTGGGGAAAAAATCAAATTAGGGGGCGCAAGTCGGGTTTGAATAGTTGCTAGTAATTCCTGTAATGTCAAAAATGGCTCTAGCAAACCAACACGACCATATCCTAATCCTGCTTGTGTAGATTCTATGGGAGTGACTTCTTTAAGTTCTAAAATCTGAGCTAAAACATCAGCAGTCCCATCTTCCACTTGGTCGAAATTCGTGTGGGCAGTGTAAATACCAATATTGTGGGTAAAAGCTAACCGTACCATTTCGGCGATCGCTTCACCAGTGCGTAAAGATTTGAGAGGATTAAAAATCAAGGGGTGATGGGCGAATATTAGATTAGCATTTTTTGCGATCGCTTCCTGCATTACCGCCAAAGTCGGCGTCAAACATACCAAAACCCGTGTTTCTTCCTGCAAAACTCCTGGTTCAATCTGCCAGCCACAATTATCCCAACTTTCACACCAAGCGGGATTCGCCCATGCTTCAAACCAAGTAATTAAATCAGCAATTTTCATAATTATTTTCTTCAACAATTTTTGATTGCTACTCACCGTCTCTGTGGTTGAATATTTAATTTTAATGCTAATTGCTGGCGCATTTCTTGGAAAGGTTTGTTCCATACAGGGCTAGCATTCCAGTTCCATACCGCTACTGGAATCAGTTGTTCTTCAGCAAGATAAGTTAGCAGACGGTATTCATCTTCGGGTTCACGAGAAAAGGTGAAGGGGTTACGGTAGCCCGTCTCACACAGTTTATAAGATACGACCTGACCATGCTTAATACGTTGTAAAAGTTCCTTACCTTTGACGAGCAAATAATCCAAAAATAACAGACTAAAAGGCTCTATATGTGCGCGCTTCTCCGGCTCTTTTTGCACCCATCTTGCCCACTCAAACCCATAAATAAAATCATGAACATAACGAAAGCGGATGTCCGTTTTATTGCCGAACATGTCTGTGAGACAAACCATCTTTTCACCAAAAACTTTCAAGAAAGTAACAGCACCCTCATCTGCATTTAAAGCTTGTCTAAGCATACTACTTACAAGAAAATCAAAATCCCAGAAGATGTTTTCTGGGAAGTTTTGTAACTGAGTACGGACTATATTTTCGAGGGTTTCTTGAATAGCGGTGAGAATTTGAGGGTCAGTGCTTTTTTCCCCAATTAAATTTTCCAATTCTGTAAAGCTGGTAATTAATGTTTTTTGAGGACTCAGTGACAATAA encodes the following:
- a CDS encoding Nif3-like dinuclear metal center hexameric protein, yielding MKIADLITWFEAWANPAWCESWDNCGWQIEPGVLQEETRVLVCLTPTLAVMQEAIAKNANLIFAHHPLIFNPLKSLRTGEAIAEMVRLAFTHNIGIYTAHTNFDQVEDGTADVLAQILELKEVTPIESTQAGLGYGRVGLLEPFLTLQELLATIQTRLAPPNLIFSPTADLQQTISRVAVLGGSGASYISAVAKTGAQAYLTSDCKFHQFQESRDCNLILIDAGHYATERPACDRLVQKFQSLNLDWAQLSQKDEDFRQFFA